In Phycisphaerales bacterium, the following are encoded in one genomic region:
- the glyA gene encoding serine hydroxymethyltransferase translates to MTPTTTTAAPTAANAAPADAHSAAVELIRSQDPDVAAILDAEGERQASTIELIASENHASPAVMAAAGTCMTNKYAEGYPSARYYGGCVNHDAVEQLAIDRAKQLFGCNFANVQPHSGAQANAAAFLALLQPGDTFASLVLADGGHLSHGLKVNMSGKWFKPVHYPLHYDESHPDFERIDYDKVREVCLEHKPKVLMCGYSAYPRVIDFKKFREIADEVGAILFADIAHIAGLVAAGEHPSPFPHAHVVTTTTHKTLRGPRGGLIMTNDEELSKKLNRAVFPGMQGGPLMHIITAKAIAFGEALQPEFKTYAKNVIKNAHALAGALASKDYRITSGGTDNHLMLVDLRGKSDELTGLDAEQWLEAAGIICNKNGVPQDPRPPKTTSGIRLGAAAVTTRGFGEHEMQQVAGMIDRVLTAGLKGELDREASKVREEVRGLCGRFALPGHG, encoded by the coding sequence ATGACCCCGACGACCACGACCGCCGCCCCTACCGCTGCCAACGCCGCACCCGCCGACGCCCACTCGGCCGCCGTCGAACTCATCCGCTCGCAGGACCCCGACGTCGCCGCCATCCTCGACGCCGAGGGCGAGCGGCAGGCGAGCACCATCGAGCTGATCGCCAGCGAGAACCACGCCTCGCCCGCCGTCATGGCCGCCGCGGGCACGTGCATGACCAACAAGTACGCCGAGGGCTATCCGAGCGCCCGCTACTACGGCGGCTGCGTGAACCACGACGCCGTCGAGCAGCTGGCCATCGACCGCGCCAAGCAGCTCTTCGGCTGCAACTTTGCCAACGTGCAGCCGCACTCGGGCGCCCAGGCCAACGCGGCAGCCTTCCTGGCGCTGCTCCAGCCGGGCGACACCTTCGCGTCCTTAGTTCTCGCCGACGGCGGGCACCTGAGCCACGGCCTGAAGGTCAACATGAGCGGCAAGTGGTTCAAGCCGGTGCACTACCCGCTGCACTACGACGAATCCCACCCCGACTTCGAGCGCATCGACTACGACAAGGTCCGCGAGGTCTGCCTGGAGCACAAGCCCAAGGTGCTCATGTGCGGCTACTCGGCCTACCCGCGCGTGATCGACTTCAAGAAGTTCCGGGAGATCGCAGATGAAGTCGGCGCCATCCTCTTCGCCGACATCGCCCATATCGCCGGGCTCGTGGCCGCGGGCGAGCACCCGTCCCCCTTCCCCCACGCCCACGTCGTCACGACCACCACGCACAAGACCCTGCGCGGGCCGCGTGGCGGGCTGATCATGACCAACGACGAGGAGCTTTCCAAGAAGCTCAACCGCGCCGTCTTCCCGGGCATGCAGGGCGGCCCGCTCATGCACATCATTACCGCCAAGGCGATTGCGTTTGGTGAGGCGTTGCAGCCCGAATTCAAGACCTACGCGAAGAACGTGATCAAGAACGCGCACGCCCTCGCCGGCGCGCTGGCGAGCAAGGACTATCGCATCACCAGCGGTGGCACCGACAACCACCTCATGCTCGTCGACCTGCGCGGCAAGAGCGACGAGCTCACCGGCCTGGACGCCGAGCAGTGGCTCGAGGCCGCCGGCATCATCTGCAACAAGAACGGCGTGCCCCAGGACCCCCGCCCGCCCAAGACCACCAGCGGGATTCGTTTAGGCGCCGCCGCCGTCACCACCCGCGGCTTCGGCGAGCATGAGATGCAGCAGGTCGCCGGCATGATCGACCGCGTGCTGACCGCCGGGCTCAAGGGCGAGCTGGACCGCGAGGCGAGCAAGGTGCGCGAGGAGGTGCGGGGGTTGTGCGGGCGGTTTGCATTACCGGGTCATGGATAG
- a CDS encoding VCBS repeat-containing protein gives MDKATGLAILVTLAAIMPGHVAWAQGCPGPLYPGQTFPVGGVQAEDLLAADFNGDGITDVVTCSGSFGVWLTLGLGSGSYASPVFFDTPGEAFRLNAGDIDGDGDLDVVAALQRIGDIALLLNDGDGGLADPVILAVGALPRGVDIQDLDGDGDLDIAVNNALSGDVSILLNRGDGTFGPQVRYAVGDSASVMAAGDADGDGDMDLVFADFYGEFVVLANDGAGAFAVVERRPAGGRNPDDITLFDANGDGHLDAAVSGQGVGGVSLLLGAGDGTFPLQLAVDPSRQYQSIAAGDFDADGDTDLALAPLLGFGPARVLENDGLGQFTPRTDIAPIEAEQVVWADGDGDADLDLFTLKGGRLVAIDGDGLGGLETYSVYQPGDIGSAYPGPIAFADMDGDGDPDLVTTLFDEHRVGIALNDDGTLQPMQTFVAGFQPGRLALGDIDADGDIDVAVAMPAANRVIVMYNDGTGALDRPILLSGVEECRNLALGDIDGDGDLDVAAVARGDFNLLYIFENDGAFMPGRIYPVGDAPGRVSLADIDGDGDLDAVVGTRDGAGVLRNRGDGEFVLAPTVPGHGYGTTLGDVDQDGAIDLITGETVRVRVSLGNGDGTFGPSATFPAGTDACDVALADVDGDGKTDIVFGSGVFFNTSHAGGGLAFESSSLYIPEGSCSDSLAVADVRGAGLPDIFVSSFGVGVVAILPHRCPPGPCPADLDADGVLTIFDFLAFQNLFDAGDPIADFDGDGSLTLFDFLAFQNAFDAGCP, from the coding sequence GTGGACAAAGCAACGGGTCTGGCTATCCTGGTGACGCTCGCGGCGATCATGCCCGGCCACGTGGCTTGGGCCCAAGGTTGCCCCGGGCCGCTCTATCCCGGCCAGACCTTTCCAGTGGGCGGTGTGCAGGCCGAGGATCTGCTTGCCGCCGACTTCAATGGCGACGGCATCACCGATGTCGTCACCTGCAGCGGTTCGTTCGGCGTGTGGTTGACGCTCGGGCTCGGCAGTGGCTCCTATGCCAGTCCGGTCTTCTTTGACACACCGGGTGAAGCGTTCCGATTGAACGCGGGCGACATCGATGGCGATGGCGATCTGGACGTGGTCGCCGCTCTGCAACGCATCGGCGACATCGCGTTACTCTTGAACGATGGCGATGGCGGCCTGGCGGACCCCGTGATCCTGGCCGTGGGCGCCCTGCCTCGTGGCGTGGACATCCAGGACCTCGACGGCGATGGCGACCTGGATATCGCGGTCAACAACGCCCTAAGCGGCGATGTCTCCATCCTGCTCAATCGCGGAGACGGCACATTCGGTCCCCAGGTCAGGTACGCCGTGGGCGATTCGGCCAGCGTGATGGCCGCCGGAGATGCCGACGGCGACGGCGACATGGACTTGGTTTTCGCCGATTTCTATGGCGAGTTCGTCGTGCTGGCCAACGACGGCGCGGGCGCGTTCGCGGTTGTGGAGCGACGGCCGGCCGGCGGACGAAATCCCGACGACATCACACTTTTCGACGCAAACGGCGACGGGCATCTCGACGCGGCGGTGAGCGGCCAGGGGGTGGGCGGGGTCTCGCTGCTCCTGGGCGCCGGCGATGGAACCTTCCCGCTGCAGTTGGCGGTCGATCCCAGCCGACAATACCAGTCCATCGCGGCGGGCGACTTCGACGCCGACGGCGACACCGACCTCGCGCTCGCCCCGCTCTTGGGATTTGGTCCCGCACGGGTGCTGGAGAACGACGGCCTCGGCCAGTTCACGCCCCGAACCGACATCGCCCCGATCGAGGCCGAGCAGGTCGTCTGGGCCGATGGCGACGGGGATGCGGACCTCGACCTCTTCACGCTCAAGGGCGGCCGCCTCGTCGCGATCGACGGTGACGGCCTGGGCGGGCTCGAGACGTACAGCGTCTACCAGCCCGGAGACATCGGCAGCGCCTACCCAGGCCCCATCGCGTTCGCCGACATGGACGGCGATGGCGACCCGGACCTCGTGACGACGCTCTTCGACGAACATCGCGTCGGGATCGCGTTGAACGACGATGGCACGTTGCAGCCGATGCAGACCTTCGTAGCCGGCTTCCAGCCCGGAAGGCTCGCCCTGGGCGACATCGACGCCGATGGCGACATCGACGTGGCGGTCGCCATGCCAGCGGCCAATCGCGTCATCGTGATGTACAACGATGGAACGGGCGCCCTGGATCGCCCGATCCTCTTGTCGGGCGTGGAAGAGTGCCGCAATCTCGCGCTCGGAGACATCGACGGCGATGGCGACCTGGACGTGGCCGCCGTCGCTCGCGGAGACTTTAACCTGCTCTACATCTTCGAGAACGACGGCGCGTTCATGCCCGGACGGATCTACCCGGTTGGCGACGCGCCGGGCCGCGTGAGCCTGGCGGACATCGATGGAGACGGCGACCTGGACGCCGTCGTCGGTACCCGGGATGGCGCGGGCGTTCTGCGAAACCGGGGCGACGGCGAGTTCGTTCTGGCGCCCACGGTGCCGGGCCATGGCTACGGCACGACTCTGGGCGACGTGGACCAAGACGGTGCGATCGACCTGATCACCGGCGAGACCGTTCGCGTCCGGGTCAGCCTGGGCAACGGCGACGGCACCTTCGGCCCCTCGGCAACGTTCCCCGCTGGCACCGATGCCTGCGACGTCGCACTCGCGGATGTCGATGGAGACGGGAAGACCGACATCGTGTTTGGGTCGGGCGTGTTCTTCAATACCTCGCACGCGGGCGGCGGCCTCGCCTTCGAGTCGTCGTCGCTCTACATCCCCGAGGGCTCGTGCAGCGATAGCCTGGCCGTCGCCGACGTTCGCGGCGCGGGCCTGCCCGACATCTTCGTGTCCAGCTTCGGGGTCGGGGTCGTGGCCATCCTGCCCCACCGCTGCCCGCCCGGCCCATGCCCAGCCGACCTCGACGCCGACGGCGTCCTCACCATCTTCGACTTCCTGGCCTTCCAGAACCTCTTCGACGCCGGCGACCCCATCGCCGACTTCGACGGCGACGGTTCGCTCACTCTCTTCGACTTCCTCGCCTTTCAGAACGCCTTCGACGCCGGCTGCCCGTAG